DNA from Streptomyces luteogriseus:
GTCGATCGTCAGCGACACGAGGTCCTCCGGCGGGACCGCCGCTTCTCCCCCGCCGGAGGGAGAGCTGGTGGTCACGGTCATGCGTTCACCTCCGTGCGGTCGGCCCAGGCCGTCGACTTGGCCGGGTCGAAGGGACAGCCCCGGCCCGTGATGTGCTGCTCGTACTCCTCGCGGAAGTACTTGAGCGAGGAGAAGATCGGCGAGGCGGCGCCGTCGCCGAGGGCGCAGAAGGACTTGCCGTTGATGTTGTCGGCGATGTCGTTCAGCTTGTCGAGGTCGGACATCCGTCCCTTGCCTGCCTCGATGTCGCGCAGCAACTGCACGAGCCAGTAAGTCCCTTCGCGGCAGGGCGTGCACTTGCCGCAGGACTCGTGGGCGTAGAACTCCGTCCAGCGGGTGACGGCACGGACCACGCAGGTCGTCTCGTCGAAGCACTGGAGGGCCTTGGTGCCGAGCATGGAACCCGCGGCGCCCACCCCTTCGTAGTCGAGGGGGACGTCGAGGTGCTCGTCGGTGAACATCGGGGTCGAGGAGCCGCCCGGCGTCCAGAACTTGAGGCGGTGCCCGGGGCGCATCCCGCCGCTCATGTCGAGGAGCTGGCGGAGCGTGATCCCGAGCGGTGCCTCGTACTGGCCGGGGCCGGCGACATGGCCGGAGAGGGAGTAGAGCGTGAAGCCGGGCGACTTCTCACTCCCCATCGACCGGAACCACTCCTTGCCCCGCTGCATGATCGCGGGAACCGACGCGATCGATTCGACGTTGTTCACCACAGTCGGGCACGCATAGAGGCCCGCGACGGCAGGGAAGGGGGGACGAAGCCGCGGCTGGCCCCGGCGGCCTTCGAGCGAGTCGAGCAGTGCGGTCTCCTCGCCGCAGATATACGCGCCCGCGCCCGCGTGCACGGTGATGTCGAGGTCGAGTCCGCTGCCCTGGATGTTCTCGCCGAGGAAGCCGGCCTCGTACGCCTCGCGCACGGCCGAGTGCAACCGCCGCAGCACCGGGACGACTTCACCACGCAGATAGATGAAGGCATGCGACGACCTGATGGCGTAGCACGCGATGATCATGCCCTCGATGAGGCTGTGCGGGTTCGCGAAGAGGAGCGGGATGTCCTTGCACGTCCCCGGCTCCGACTCGTCGGCGTTGACAACAAGATAGTGCGGCTTGCCGTCCCCCTGCGGGATGAACTGCCACTTCATGCCGGTGGGGAAGCCCGCGCCGCCGCGGCCGCGCAGACCGGATTCCTTGACGTACGCGATCACGTCATCCGGCGTCATGGCGAGCGCCTTGCGCAGCCCCTCGTAGCCGTCGTGCCTGCGGTACACGTCCAGCGTCCAGGACTTGTCCTCGTCCCAGAAGGCCGACAGCACCGGTGCGAGCAGCTTCTCGGGGCTGGTGTCCTTCAACTCGGGTGCCAAGGTCATCACTCCCCCTCCTCGGCGGTGGGCCCGGCCGGGTGGGCCGGGTCGGAGGCCGATGTGTCCTGCGGCGCGTCGTGCGAGCTCAGGTGCTCGGTCGGTGACGGCTCGTGCGGTGCCCCGGTCCGGGCCGCCTCACCGCGCGGGTGCACCACGCGGGCGGGCGAGGCCTCCCCCTTGGCGAGCTTCAGGCCGATCAGGGAGGCGGGTCCCGCGCTTCCGCCGGACTCCACGGCGCCGTCCCGCTCGTCGGGGAAGCCGGCCAGGATCCGGGCGGTCTCCTTGAAGGTGCACATGCGCGCCCCGCGGGTGGGCGTGACCGGCCGTCCCGCGCGCAGGTCGTCGACGAGGCTCTTGGCGCTGGCCGGGGTCTGGTTGTCGAAGAACTCCCAGTTGACCATCACGACCGGCGCGAAGTCGCAGGCCGCGTTGCACTCGATGTGCTCCAGCGTGACCTTGCCGTCGCCGGTGGTCTCGCCATTGCCGAGGCCCAGGTGCTCCTGGAGCTCCTCGAAGATCGCGTCCCCGCCCATGACGGCGCACAGGGTGTTGGTGCACACCCCCACCTGGTAGTCACCGCTCGGCCTGCGCCGGTACATCGTGTAGAAGGTGGCGACCGCGGTGACCTCGGCCGTGGTCAGGCCGAGCACGTCCGCGCAGAACCGCATGCCGGTGCGGGTGACGTGCCCCTCCTCGGCCTGCACGAGGTGCAGCAGCGGCAGCAGGGCGGACCGGGAGTCCGGGTAGCGGGCGATGATCTCCCGCGCGTCCGACTCCAGACGGGCCCGGACCTCGTCCGGGTAGGCGGGTGCGGGCAGTTCGGGCATGCCCAGGCTGACGCCCCGCTCGGAAGACGATGTGGTCACCGGTCGACGCCTCCCATCACGGGATCGATGGACGCGACGGCGACGATGACGTCGGCGACCTGGCCGCCCTCGCACATCGCCGCCATGGCCTGAAGGTTGGTGAAGGACGGGTCCCGGAAGTGGACCCGGTAGGGGCGGGTGCCGCCGTCGGACACGACGTGCACCCCGAGTTCGCCCTTGGGCGACTCGACCGCCGCGTACGCCTGTCCCGGCGGGACGCGGAAGCCCTCGGTGACCAGCTTGAAGTGGTGGATCAGGGCCTCCATGGAGGTGCCCATGATCTTCTTGATGTGGTCGAGGGAGTTGCCGAGGCCGTCGGGGCCCAGGGCGAGCTGGGCCGGCCAGGCGATCTTCTTGTCGGCGACCATGACCGGGCCGGGCTGGAGCCGGTCCAGGCACTGCTCGACGATCCGGAGGGACTGGCGCATCTCCTCCAGCCGGATGAGGAAGCGGCCGTAGGAGTCGCAGGTGTCGGCGGTCGGGATCTCGAAGTCGTAGGTCTCGTAGCCGCAGTAGGGCTGCGCCTTGCGCAGGTCGTGCGGCAGGCCGGTGGAGCGCAGGACCGGGCCCGTCGCGCCGAGGGCCATGCAGCCGGCCAGGTCGAGGTAGCCGACGTCCTGCATACGGGCCTTGAAGATGGGGTTCCCGGTGGCGAGCTTGTCGTACTCCGGGAGGTTCTTCTTCATCTTCTTCACGAACTCGCGGATCTGGTCCACCGCGCCGGGCGGCAGGTCCTGGGCGAGTCCGCCGGGGCGGATGTACGCGTGGTTCATCCGCAGGCCGGTGATCAGCTCGTAGATATCGAGAATGAGTTCACGATCACGAAAGCCGTAGATCATGATCGTGGTCGCGCCGAGCTCCATGCCGCCTGTGGCGATGCACACCAGGTGCGAGGAGAGCCGGTTCAGCTCCATCAGGAGCACGCGGATGATCGAGGCGCGGTCCGGGATCTGGTCCTCGATGCCGAGGAGCTTCTCGACGCCGAGGCAGTACGCCGTCTCGTTGAAGAACGGCGTCAGGTAGTCCATGCGCGTCACGAACGTGGTGCCCTGGGTCCACGTGCGGTACTCGAGGTTCTTCTCGATGCCGGTGTGCAGATAACCGATTCCGCAGCGGGCCTCGGTGACGGTCTCGCCGTCGATCTCCAGGATCAGGCGGAGCACACCGTGGGTGGACGGGTGCTGCGGGCCCATGTTGACGACGATGCGCTCGTCGTCGGCGCGGGCCGCGGACTGGACGACCTCGTCCCAGTCGCCGCCGGTGACGGTGTAGACGGTGCCCTCGGTGGTCTCCCGGGGGGAGGCGTGCGATGTGCTCATGAGTACGACCTCCGCTGGTCCGGAGCCGGGATCTGGGCGCCCTTGTATTCGACGGGGATGCCGCCGAGGGGGTAGTCCTTGCGCTGCGGGAAGCCCTGCCAGTCGTCCGGCATCATGATCCGTGTCAGGGCCGGGTGACCGTCGAAGACGATTCCGAAGAAGTCGTACGTCTCGCGCTCGTGCCAGTCGTTCGTCGGGTAGACCTCGAACAGCGACGGGATGTGCGGGTCGCTGTCGGGGGCGCTGACCTCCAGGCGGATCACCCGGTTGTGGGTGATCGACCGCAGGTGGTAGACGGCGTGCAGCTCGCGGCCCTTGTCGTTCGGGTAGTGCACGCCGCTGACGCCCGTGCACAGCTCGAAGCGCAGGGCCGGGTCGTCGCGCAGGGTGCGGGCGACGCGGACGAGGTGCTCGCGCTCGATGTGGAAGGTCAGCTCGTCGCGGTCGACGACCGTCTTCTCGATGGCGTTGCCGGGGACCAGGTCCTGCTCCTCCAGCGCGCCTTCCAGCTCGTCGGCGACCTCGTCGAACCATCCGCCGTAGGGGCGGCTCGCCGGTCCCGGGAGCCGGACCGAGCGGACCAGGCCGCCGTAGCCGGAGGTGTCGCCGCCGTTGTCGGCGCCGAACATGCCGCGCTGGACGCGGATCTCCTCACCGCCCTGGCCGCGCTGGCCCGGGAGGTTCTCCGCGGAGAGGTCCTTCTCGGGATTGACACCGTTGCCGTTCGCGTCGCTCACCGCAGCAGCCCCTTCATCTCGATCGTGGGCAGGGCCTTGAGCGCCGCCTCCTCCGCCTCGCGGGCCGCCTCCTCGGCATTCACGCCGAGCTTGGAGCTCTGGATCTTCTGGTGGAGCTTGAGGATCGCGTCCATGAGCATCTCCGGCCGGGGCGGACAACCGGGGAGGTAGATGTCGACCGGCACGATGTGGTCGACGCCCTGGACGATGGCGTAGTTGTTGAACATGCCGCCGGACGAGGCGCAGACCCCCATGGAGATCACCCACTTGGGGTTCGGCATCTGGTCGTAGACCTGCCGGAGCACCGGCGCCATCTTCTGGCTCACCCGGCCGGCGACGATCATCAGGTCCGCCTGGCGCGGCGAGCCGCGGAAGACCTCCATGCCGAAGCGCGCCAGGTCGTAGCGGCCCGCGCCGGTGGTCATCATCTCGATGGCACAGCAGGCGAGGCCGAACGTGGCCGGAAAGACGGACGACTTGCGCACCCAGCCCGCGGCCTGCTCGACGGTGGTCAGCAGGAAGCCGCTCGGCAGCTTTTCTTCGAGTCCCATGACGTGTGGCCCCTCAGTCCCATTCCAGGCCGCCGCGCCGCCATACGTACGCGTACGCGACGAAGACGGTGAGCACGAAGAGCAGCATCTCCACGAGCCCGAAGATCCCCAGGGCGTCGAAGGTGACGGCCCAGGGGTAGAGGAAGACGATCTCGATATCGAAAATGATGAAGAGCATCGCCGTCAGGTAGTACTTGATGGGGAAGCGCCCGCCGCCGGCCGGCGTGGGGGTCGGCTCGATACCGCACTCGTAGGCCTCGAGCTTGGCCCGGTTGTACCGCTTGGGCCCGATCAACGTGGCCATGACCACGGAGAAGATCGCAAAGCCTGCCCCGAGGGCTCCCAGTACGAGGATGGGCGCATAAGCGTTCACCGCTCCTCGCTCCTCTCAGTCGGCACTGACTGCTGGCGGTTTGCGTCGGGCTCACTTCCGCCCCACCTGTCCCTCGAACCCCGCCCGCCCCGGCGAAGATCGGGAACATGTGAAGCAGGTCACAAGCCCAACCGCGTGCATCTTATGCCCGACGCTCTGTGATCTGCGACACGGGGTATTACTCAACCTTTGTGATCTCTGCCACCTGACGATCGATCATGAAGTCGGATGAGCGGTGATCTTCACACGCGAAGCGTCCGAGTGATCACGAGAGGTGACATTTTGGCTCGTCAGTGCAGGCCGGAGGGGTCGTCTCAATATCAAGAGGGTTCCCTTGCATGCAAATTGGAGCTGAACTCGATCTCTTGATAGAGGCGCGTTCACACATCAGGGGGCATGCGAGGCGGAGTGTGGACGCGTGCACGCGTTCACGATCTTCGCGAGGTCGTGACTCCGCCGTGATCCACGCACCGGGACGCGACCGGCGGGGCGGCCGTTCCGTGACCTCCGTCACATGGATGAGAGATCCATGAGAACGGGGCTTGGCCAATCAACCCAACCGATGGTAGGCGCGGGGCAATTCGGGCGTATTGATCAAACACCGTGATCACAGGCCGATCACGGTGCGCCCGCAATGTCCGTTACGGCGTCAATAAAGGGGCCCGTTGGGGGGTTTTGAGGGCTCGGATGAACAACTGTGGCGCAGCACACGTTTCTTGAAGATATGAAGGAGCCCCTGGTACCGGTTATTCCCATGTCCCACACCGCTCACATACGCAGCCACCGGAAACCCCGCCGCAGCGCGACCTCATCGATCGCTCTGCGCGCCGGCGTTGCCGGTGGCGTTCTCAGCATGGCAGCGGCTGGTGCGTCGGCCTCGGCGAGCGCCGCCGAGCCGGTGACGCAGACCATCGAACTGCCCACCCTGACGGCCGACCTGTCCGCTCAGGTCGCCCAGTCCGCGGCCGCCACCCAGCAGGCCGCCGCGAACTACGAACTGCGCGCCGAGCGTGACGCCGCCGCCGCCAAGGCCGCGACGGAGGCCAAGAAGGACCTCGCCGAGGCGAAGAAGAAGGCGGAGGCCAAGAAGAAGGCCGCCGAGGCCGCCCGCAAGGCCGCCGCCGAGCGTGCCAACCGCAGCACCGAGCGCGCCACCCTGTCCGCCTCCGCGTCCACCTCGACGTCCGTGTCGGCGCCCGCCGGCGGCAGCGTCGCGACGGTCATCGCGTTCCTCAAGGCCCAGGTGGGCGACGCCTACGTCATGGGCGCCACCGGTCCCAACGCCTGGGACTGCTCCTCCCTCGTGCAGGCCGCGTACAAGCAGGTTGGTGTGGATCTGCCGCGCGTCTCGCAGGACCAGTCGATGGCCGGCACGGACGTGCCGCTGTCCAGCGTCCAGGTCGGCGACATCCTGTACTGGGGCGGTAAGGGCTCCGCGTACCACGTGGGTGTCTACATCGGCGACGGCCAGTACCTGGACGCGGCCAACCCGTCCAAGGGCGTCGTCATCCAGGACCTGTCGGGCTACCCGGCGTCGGGCGCGGTGCGCGTCCTCTGACGTCACGCGTCCTCTGACGCATCCGTTCGTTCGGGCTCGAGGGCCGTTGCCGCTGTGAGGCATCGGCCCTCCCGGCCTGTCCGGGGCCGTTCAGGCCCCGTCACCCTCCCGGCCCGCCCCCGGGCCGCCCCAGGGGCCGTCAGGGCCCTCCTGGGGGCCACCCGGCATCGCGACCCGCCCGTGCACTCCCGTCACTCCGACATCTCGCGCCCGAATTGTCACGGCCTGGCCGGATGTTGGCGCCGACGGTCCCGCGTGGCCGGACTGCTCCTGGGACCGGCCCGGGTGTTCTGTTGTGATGAGTGCCGAAGGGCGGGGCGGGCTCCCGACGCCGGAAGCCCGCTCTCCCGCCACCACGGCACCAACACAGGGAGACAACCGATGCCGAGCGTCTTCGTCCAGGGACGGCCCGTCGACTCGTACCCGCGGCTCGCGCCCGAGGCCCGCCGGGGGAAGGTCCGGCGCATCACCGAAGCCGGCGAGGAGGTCCTGCACAAGCCGTGCCGGGACGTCACCGAGTTCGGTCCGGACCTCGCCGCGCTCATCGCCGACATGTTCCTGACCATGTACACCGCGGACGGGGCCGGGCTCGCGGCGAACCAGGTCGGGGTCGGTGTGCGGGTGTTCGTGTACGACTGCCCCGACGACGACGGGGTGCGGCACGTCGGGCACATCGTCAACCCGGTCCTGGATCCGCCCGACGCGTCGCGCAGGAGGCTCCTCGACGAGGCGGAGGGCTGCCTCTCCGTGCCGGGCGCCACCATGGACGTGCCGCGTCCGGACCGGGCCGTGGTGCGCGGCGTCGACCGGGACGGCGAGCCGCTCGTGATCGAGGGCACCGGCTACTTCGCCCGCTGCCTCGCGCACGAGGCCGATCACTGCGACGGGCAGCTCTATCTGGACCGGCTCTCCGCACGGGAGCGGAAGGCCGCGCTGCGGCAGACGGCGGACCGGCGCGAGTCGGTGTACGCACGCCGGGCCGCCAACATCGCGGCGTTGAACGCCTGATCAGGCCTTCGGGGCCACCCTGCTCAGCCCGTTGATGATGCGGTCCATCGCGTCGCCGCCCGTCGGGTCGGTGAGGTTCGCGAGGAGCTTCAGGGTGAACTTCATCAGCATCGGGTGGGTGAGACCGCGCTGGGCGGCGATCTGCATGACCTTCGGGTTGCCGATGAGCTTCACGAAGGCGCGGCCGAGCGTGTAGTAGCCGCCGTAGGTGTCCTTCAGGACGCGCGGGTAACGCTGGAGGGCCAGTTCGCGGCTCGCGGGCGTCGGACGGGCGTGGGCCTGGACGATGACGTCGGCGGCGATCTGGCCGGACTCCATGGCGTAGGCGATGCCCTCGCCGTTGAAGGGGTTCACCAGGCCGCCGGCGTCACCGACGAGCAGCAGGCCCTTGGTGTAGTGCGGCTGGCGGTTGAAGGCCATGGGGAGCGCGGCGCCACGGATCGGGCCGGTCATGTTGTCGGGGGTGTACCCCCAGTCCTCCGGCATGGACGCGCACCAGGCCTTCAGGACCTCGCGCCAGTCCAGCTCCTTGAAGGAGTCGGAGGTGTTGAGCACGCCGAGGCCGACGTTCGACGTGCCGTCGCCCATGCCGAAGATCCAGCCGTAGCCGGGCAGCAGGCGGTCCTCGGCGCCGCGGCGGTCCCACAGCTCCAGCCAGGACTCCAGGTAGTCGTCCTCGTGGCGCGGGCTGGTGAAGTACGTGCGCACCGCCACGCCCATCGGGCGGTCCTCGCGGCGGTGCAGGCCCATCGCCAGCGACAGCCGGGTGGAGTTGCCGTCGGCGGCCACGACCAGCGGCGCGCGGAAGGTGACCTCGCGCTTCTCCTCACCGAGCTTGGCGTGCACCCCGGTGATGCGGCCCGTGCGCTCGTCGACGATCGGCGCGCCCACGTTGCACCGCTCGAAGAGCCGGGCTCCGGCCTTCTGGGCCTGCCGGGCGAGCTGCTCGTCGAAGTCGTCCCGCTTGCGGACGAGGCCGTAGTCGGGGAAGGAGGCGAGATCCGGCCAGTCGAGCTGGAGCCGCACCCCGCCGCCGATGATGCGCAGGCCCTTGTTGCGCAGCCAGCCGGCCTCTTCCGAGATGTCGATGCCCATCGCCACCAGCTGCTTGACGGCACGAGGGGTGAGGCCGTCGCCGCAGACCTTCTCGCGGGGGAACTCGGTCTTCTCCAGCAGGAGGACGTCGAGTCCGGCCTTGGCGAGGTGGTAGGCGGTGGTGGAGCCGGCCGGCCCCGCGCCCACGACGATCACATCGGCGGTGTTCTCGGAGAGGGGCTCGGTCACGACGGTCACGGCGGGATCTCCCCAAGTTCGTCAATCTTGCGTGCCGACCGGCACTGGACATGGGCAGTCTATGCAGCAGCATTCATCACCCGGCTGAAGGGCTGCCTTCGTGAACCGAGTTCTCCCCGCCGTGCGGCTTCGCGTCCCCACCCACGAGGACGCGTTCGCCTGGCACCGGATCTTCGACGATCCGGACGTCATGGAGTTCCAGGGCGGCAGGGCCGCGGAGCTCTCGGTCTACGAGGAGCTCACCGCCCGCCAGCGTCGGCACGACGCGGAGCTCGGCTTCTGCCTGTGGACCGTGCTCGACGGGTCGGGGCAGGTCATCGGCTTCACCGGCGCCCAGCCGTGGGAGCGGTCCTGGGGCCCGGCCGGCGAGATCGAGATCGGCTGGCGGCTGGGCCGGGAGCACTGGGGCAAGGGCTACGTCACCGCGGCCGCGCGGCAGACGCTGGAGCGGATGCGGGCGAGGGGCGTCCCGGGCGTCGTCGCGATGGTCGACGCGCGCAACAGCCGGTCCATCGCGGTGACACAGCGCCTGGGGATGCGCCTCGCCGAGACGTTCACGACCCCGGCCCCGCGGCGGGTGGGGCACTGCTACCGGCTCGACCTCCAGAGCGCTGACGCAACGTAGTCGACTGTCACGGAAAGACATCAGTCGCTTCCGGTCGGTACGGGGCGGGAGTTACCCTTCCCGTACCGCTGGGGGTGACATCTGTGCACATGTCCCGCAAGACACCCGAGGTGCGCGTACCGCGTCTGGTCGGCCTGATGGCCGTGGACGCGAGGGAGACGGCCCGGGCGCGGGGCCTCCTCCTCACCGCACCGGACCGGCCCGAGCTCCCTCTCGCCGTCGTCGACTACGTCGTACGCCAGTACCCGCAGCCCGGTGCCGAGGTGCCGCGGGACTCGATGGTCTACGTGTGGTTCGACTTCGGCCCCGGTGAGGGCGGCGGGGGCGTGCACGAACCGCGGATCCCGCGTCCGCCCAGGGGCGGTCTCCAGCGCGAGCTGGACGAGCCGGGCGACCCCTCCATGGTCCTCAGCTCGCCCTAGGACCGACTGGACCCGGCCTCACTCGGCCTTGAAGCCCCGGTGCAGGGCGACGATCCCGCCGCTCAGGTTGCGCCAGGCCACCCGCGACCAGCCGGCCTTGCCCAGCCGCTCCGCGAGGGCGGGCTGGTCGGGCCAGGCACGGATCGACTCGGCGAGGTAGACGTAGGCGTCGGGGCTGGAGGACACGGCCCGGGCGACCGGCGGCAGGGCGCGCATCAGGTACTCCGTGTACACCGTGCGGAACGGCGCCCACGTCGGGTGCGAGAACTCGCAGATCACGATCCGCCCGCCGGGCCGGGTCACCCGGAGCATCTCGCGCAGGCCCGCGTCCGTGTCCTGCACGTTGCGCAGCCCGAAGGAGATGGTGACGGCGTCGAAGGTGTCGTCCTTGAAGGGGAGCCGGGTCGCGTCGCCGGCGGTGTACGGCAGCCAGGGCTGCCGCTGCTTGCCGACCTGGAGCATGCCCTGGGAGAAGTCACAGGGGACGACGTAGGCGCCGGTGCGGGCGAAGGGCAGCGAGGAGGTGCCCGTGCCCGCCGCCAGGTCGAGGATCTTCTGCGCCGGGCGCGCGTCGACCGCCTTGGCGACCTCCTTGCGCCATCGCCGGTCCTGGCCGAGGGACAGCACGTCGTTGGTCAGGTCGTACCGTTCCGCCACGTCGTCGAACATCGAGGCGACTTCGTGCGGCTGCTTGTCCAGGGATGCGCGGGTCACGGGCCCATTCTTGCAGCACCCCCTCCGGGCAGGAGCCCCGGCCGCCTGCGCGCCGCGACGTCCTCCACCAGCCGCACAACAGCACGAACACCCACGGAGCCTTCGACGGGGCAGCCGTTGCCGCGTTTGCTGCGGCGACCGCGAGGAGCGCGGTTTTCCATGGCGGACTCGGAACGCATTCCCCGGACGGCAGGGCGCC
Protein-coding regions in this window:
- the def gene encoding peptide deformylase, producing MPSVFVQGRPVDSYPRLAPEARRGKVRRITEAGEEVLHKPCRDVTEFGPDLAALIADMFLTMYTADGAGLAANQVGVGVRVFVYDCPDDDGVRHVGHIVNPVLDPPDASRRRLLDEAEGCLSVPGATMDVPRPDRAVVRGVDRDGEPLVIEGTGYFARCLAHEADHCDGQLYLDRLSARERKAALRQTADRRESVYARRAANIAALNA
- a CDS encoding geranylgeranyl reductase family protein; translation: MTVVTEPLSENTADVIVVGAGPAGSTTAYHLAKAGLDVLLLEKTEFPREKVCGDGLTPRAVKQLVAMGIDISEEAGWLRNKGLRIIGGGVRLQLDWPDLASFPDYGLVRKRDDFDEQLARQAQKAGARLFERCNVGAPIVDERTGRITGVHAKLGEEKREVTFRAPLVVAADGNSTRLSLAMGLHRREDRPMGVAVRTYFTSPRHEDDYLESWLELWDRRGAEDRLLPGYGWIFGMGDGTSNVGLGVLNTSDSFKELDWREVLKAWCASMPEDWGYTPDNMTGPIRGAALPMAFNRQPHYTKGLLLVGDAGGLVNPFNGEGIAYAMESGQIAADVIVQAHARPTPASRELALQRYPRVLKDTYGGYYTLGRAFVKLIGNPKVMQIAAQRGLTHPMLMKFTLKLLANLTDPTGGDAMDRIINGLSRVAPKA
- the nuoE gene encoding NADH-quinone oxidoreductase subunit NuoE; translation: MTTSSSERGVSLGMPELPAPAYPDEVRARLESDAREIIARYPDSRSALLPLLHLVQAEEGHVTRTGMRFCADVLGLTTAEVTAVATFYTMYRRRPSGDYQVGVCTNTLCAVMGGDAIFEELQEHLGLGNGETTGDGKVTLEHIECNAACDFAPVVMVNWEFFDNQTPASAKSLVDDLRAGRPVTPTRGARMCTFKETARILAGFPDERDGAVESGGSAGPASLIGLKLAKGEASPARVVHPRGEAARTGAPHEPSPTEHLSSHDAPQDTSASDPAHPAGPTAEEGE
- a CDS encoding PASTA domain-containing protein, giving the protein MSRKTPEVRVPRLVGLMAVDARETARARGLLLTAPDRPELPLAVVDYVVRQYPQPGAEVPRDSMVYVWFDFGPGEGGGGVHEPRIPRPPRGGLQRELDEPGDPSMVLSSP
- a CDS encoding NADH-quinone oxidoreductase subunit A is translated as MNAYAPILVLGALGAGFAIFSVVMATLIGPKRYNRAKLEAYECGIEPTPTPAGGGRFPIKYYLTAMLFIIFDIEIVFLYPWAVTFDALGIFGLVEMLLFVLTVFVAYAYVWRRGGLEWD
- a CDS encoding GNAT family N-acetyltransferase; its protein translation is MNRVLPAVRLRVPTHEDAFAWHRIFDDPDVMEFQGGRAAELSVYEELTARQRRHDAELGFCLWTVLDGSGQVIGFTGAQPWERSWGPAGEIEIGWRLGREHWGKGYVTAAARQTLERMRARGVPGVVAMVDARNSRSIAVTQRLGMRLAETFTTPAPRRVGHCYRLDLQSADAT
- a CDS encoding C40 family peptidase, whose amino-acid sequence is MKEPLVPVIPMSHTAHIRSHRKPRRSATSSIALRAGVAGGVLSMAAAGASASASAAEPVTQTIELPTLTADLSAQVAQSAAATQQAAANYELRAERDAAAAKAATEAKKDLAEAKKKAEAKKKAAEAARKAAAERANRSTERATLSASASTSTSVSAPAGGSVATVIAFLKAQVGDAYVMGATGPNAWDCSSLVQAAYKQVGVDLPRVSQDQSMAGTDVPLSSVQVGDILYWGGKGSAYHVGVYIGDGQYLDAANPSKGVVIQDLSGYPASGAVRVL
- a CDS encoding NuoB/complex I 20 kDa subunit family protein is translated as MGLEEKLPSGFLLTTVEQAAGWVRKSSVFPATFGLACCAIEMMTTGAGRYDLARFGMEVFRGSPRQADLMIVAGRVSQKMAPVLRQVYDQMPNPKWVISMGVCASSGGMFNNYAIVQGVDHIVPVDIYLPGCPPRPEMLMDAILKLHQKIQSSKLGVNAEEAAREAEEAALKALPTIEMKGLLR
- a CDS encoding NADH-quinone oxidoreductase subunit C, producing the protein MSDANGNGVNPEKDLSAENLPGQRGQGGEEIRVQRGMFGADNGGDTSGYGGLVRSVRLPGPASRPYGGWFDEVADELEGALEEQDLVPGNAIEKTVVDRDELTFHIEREHLVRVARTLRDDPALRFELCTGVSGVHYPNDKGRELHAVYHLRSITHNRVIRLEVSAPDSDPHIPSLFEVYPTNDWHERETYDFFGIVFDGHPALTRIMMPDDWQGFPQRKDYPLGGIPVEYKGAQIPAPDQRRSYS
- a CDS encoding NADH-quinone oxidoreductase subunit D, producing MSTSHASPRETTEGTVYTVTGGDWDEVVQSAARADDERIVVNMGPQHPSTHGVLRLILEIDGETVTEARCGIGYLHTGIEKNLEYRTWTQGTTFVTRMDYLTPFFNETAYCLGVEKLLGIEDQIPDRASIIRVLLMELNRLSSHLVCIATGGMELGATTIMIYGFRDRELILDIYELITGLRMNHAYIRPGGLAQDLPPGAVDQIREFVKKMKKNLPEYDKLATGNPIFKARMQDVGYLDLAGCMALGATGPVLRSTGLPHDLRKAQPYCGYETYDFEIPTADTCDSYGRFLIRLEEMRQSLRIVEQCLDRLQPGPVMVADKKIAWPAQLALGPDGLGNSLDHIKKIMGTSMEALIHHFKLVTEGFRVPPGQAYAAVESPKGELGVHVVSDGGTRPYRVHFRDPSFTNLQAMAAMCEGGQVADVIVAVASIDPVMGGVDR
- a CDS encoding demethylmenaquinone methyltransferase; the encoded protein is MTRASLDKQPHEVASMFDDVAERYDLTNDVLSLGQDRRWRKEVAKAVDARPAQKILDLAAGTGTSSLPFARTGAYVVPCDFSQGMLQVGKQRQPWLPYTAGDATRLPFKDDTFDAVTISFGLRNVQDTDAGLREMLRVTRPGGRIVICEFSHPTWAPFRTVYTEYLMRALPPVARAVSSSPDAYVYLAESIRAWPDQPALAERLGKAGWSRVAWRNLSGGIVALHRGFKAE
- the nuoF gene encoding NADH-quinone oxidoreductase subunit NuoF, which translates into the protein MTLAPELKDTSPEKLLAPVLSAFWDEDKSWTLDVYRRHDGYEGLRKALAMTPDDVIAYVKESGLRGRGGAGFPTGMKWQFIPQGDGKPHYLVVNADESEPGTCKDIPLLFANPHSLIEGMIIACYAIRSSHAFIYLRGEVVPVLRRLHSAVREAYEAGFLGENIQGSGLDLDITVHAGAGAYICGEETALLDSLEGRRGQPRLRPPFPAVAGLYACPTVVNNVESIASVPAIMQRGKEWFRSMGSEKSPGFTLYSLSGHVAGPGQYEAPLGITLRQLLDMSGGMRPGHRLKFWTPGGSSTPMFTDEHLDVPLDYEGVGAAGSMLGTKALQCFDETTCVVRAVTRWTEFYAHESCGKCTPCREGTYWLVQLLRDIEAGKGRMSDLDKLNDIADNINGKSFCALGDGAASPIFSSLKYFREEYEQHITGRGCPFDPAKSTAWADRTEVNA